In Pirellulaceae bacterium, the sequence AGGCGCCTCCCGTTGCGCGGACCGGGGCAGGCGATCACCCGATCGATCTTTAGGCTTCGCGTTTTCGGTTGTACATGGCTTTGATTCGATCGGCGAAATTCGCTTCGATGATCGGTCGTCGGAGGCTGAGCTTTGCCGTCATTTCCCCGTTTTCGATGGAAAACGCTCGTTCGATGAGAGAAAAACGCCGGACTTGCTCGTGGTACGAAACTGGTTTGAGTTGTTTTTCGATTTGCTGAGCGAACAAGTCCTGCACCCGCTGATCGCTCAGAGCCACGGCAATGTCGCTGGTATCGAGGTCAGCCAGTTGATGTTTGAGCTGTTCGAGATTCGGAACAATTAGGGCCGTCAGGTAATTACGTCCGTCACCGATGACCAACGCTTGGTCGATCAAGGGGGCCTCGGTAAGCAATGACTCAAGCAGGACTGGGGCGATATTCTTGCCCGCTGCGGTGACGATCAATTCTTTTTTTCGTCCAGTAATCCAAACAAAACCGTCCTCATCAACGTGGCCCAAATCTCCTGTGTGAAACCACTCGTTAACGATTACCTCACGGGTTGCCTGATCGTTTTTCCAGTATCCCTTCATGACGAGCGGACCCCGTGTTAGGATTTCTCCCTCGTCGGAAATGCACACTTCCACACCTGGAATCGCTTGGCCAGAAGCACCTCGTTTGAATTGTCGAGGGGTACTCATCGAAATCACGGGTGATGTTTCCGTCAGCCCATAACCTTGGAGAATCGGGACCTCTTGCGTTTGAAAGAAATCGAATAGGTGGTCGGGCAGGGCGGCTCCGCCGGAGCAGCAGTACTTAATGTTGCCACCAAGTAAGTGTCTTAATGCACCGGGTGTTTCTGCTTGCCCATGTTGTTGGAGTCCTCGTAACAGTCGATCAAAGAAGTAGGGAACACCATTCATGATGGTTGGTTTGATCTCCGCGCAATCTTGCAACACGGTGTCGCGCGATTGGGCCAGGGCGAGCAAGCAACCGGTGCCGATCCAGGTGTATAAGTCACAGGTTCGCGCGAAGATGTGACTCAATGGAAGAAAGGACAATCGAGTATCGTTGTCGGCCATTTCAAAGGTTTCAATGGTTCCGATCGCATTGCTGACCAAATTTCTTTGTGTCAGCATCACTCCCTTCGGTTCACCTGTCGTACCTGACGTGTAGAGGATAGTGGCCAAGTTGTCTGCCGTACAGTCGGCAATCGCTGCTCGTTCGATTTCCGCTGCGGCTGGCGATTCGCCCGCCCACCATTCGGAAAGTGGAATTTGTTT encodes:
- a CDS encoding AMP-dependent synthetase/ligase, producing the protein MDPLKGETIIQLFIRRVSESHDQTAIRFKSRESFESKSWSELAGDVHRLAAGLIAAGIRPGDHVAQLSENRYEWILADLAIQLAQAIHVPIHAPLAASQVEFQINHSESKLIFVSGSEQLEKIAAVADKLPQDLIVVHYDASTHDLPQKQIPLSEWWAGESPAAAEIERAAIADCTADNLATILYTSGTTGEPKGVMLTQRNLVSNAIGTIETFEMADNDTRLSFLPLSHIFARTCDLYTWIGTGCLLALAQSRDTVLQDCAEIKPTIMNGVPYFFDRLLRGLQQHGQAETPGALRHLLGGNIKYCCSGGAALPDHLFDFFQTQEVPILQGYGLTETSPVISMSTPRQFKRGASGQAIPGVEVCISDEGEILTRGPLVMKGYWKNDQATREVIVNEWFHTGDLGHVDEDGFVWITGRKKELIVTAAGKNIAPVLLESLLTEAPLIDQALVIGDGRNYLTALIVPNLEQLKHQLADLDTSDIAVALSDQRVQDLFAQQIEKQLKPVSYHEQVRRFSLIERAFSIENGEMTAKLSLRRPIIEANFADRIKAMYNRKREA